The Drosophila innubila isolate TH190305 chromosome 2R unlocalized genomic scaffold, UK_Dinn_1.0 1_C_2R, whole genome shotgun sequence DNA window CTCTCATAGACGAGACAATCAGCTGAATATGTACTGCTAGATATTTATTTGGGTTTTCATTTCctaaaaatattcaagtatgtgcaaatattttgtatttgaactTTCACGAGACGCAATAAAGAGTTTCAAGATTATTCCTGACGTTGAAAGAAATGTTCAATTGTTTCCAGGGAAATGTTATTCGCCGTCACCGGTTAATGATAAGAATGATAATGCCAGCCGACTTTGATAAGGTGATAGCTAAAGTGATAGAACCAAATCTAATAACGTAATAACAATGGCAATAATGTACAAGTAAAACACaacatgttatttttttatggacCGTACCACTTGAGAAACGGACCTATAAATATGGAAGTCGCTTGCGTTAAAGTCCAATAACGAATCCGACGTTCAAACCAAACGAATCAAACAGTTTTCTTTCCATTAAAGACACAAATAgttattttaactaaaatatgtattcgaaagtgtgtgtgttgcttttggccattGGCCTTAGCCAAGCTGTGCCCCAAATTCACTTGCCCGACGTTGGCCTGATGAACTTCATGATCCAGTCTCGTGATATTAGCCAAGATAATCCAACACGTTCCCTCTCCTGCTTCGATTACTATTTGCCATTATTGAGCGAGGTTGCTGAAACCTACAAGACAGATTACGCGAAATGCTTGGATGTTGCCGAAGCATCCCGTCAGCAAATCAATGATAATACCGAGGATGATCGCACCCAAATTAATCAATCTGCCACCGATGCCTGCAAACTTTTGGAGACTTGCAGTAAGGAAGAGAATTCCATTCCATACTTTGATTGCTACACGAATGCCGTAAGTTGAATAGCTCGAtgagatttgaaaaaaaaaagtatcctAACTCATTTTTCAAACATCATTTACAGGGCTCCCAGAATACCAAGACCATGTTCGAGATCTCGGCCAATTCGGCGGAGTTGTTGGCCCAGGTGCGTGAGCTCTACCGTAACATAGACGTCGATCAATATATGTGTACCAACAAATCGGAGCGTGCCTATGTGGAGAATACGTCCAATGTCTATGAGGAGTTGAACCTGTGTGTGAGCGGAAAAGCGCCTGTGCCCAGTGATACCACAACCCCACCACCAGCTCCGACCGACGAACCGACCGCCGAACCAACCGCCGAACCAACTGCTGAGCCTACCGCTGAACCAACTGCTGAACCGACCGCCGAACCGACCGCCGAACCGACTGCCGAACCAACTGCTGAACCGACTGCCGAACCAACTGCTGAACCAACTGCTGAACCGACCACCGAACCTACCGTCGAACCACCTACTGTGCCTACCGCTGAGCCGACCCCAGAACCGACCCCTGAACCCACAACAGAAGACGACTCGCAGAAGGAGAATTTTCCCGAGGAGGATCTCTCCCGTGCCGCACTCGAgcaaaacaatttgaagaGCATGATGGCCGACATCCAAAAGTGGTTGAAACGCCATTAAaccattattaaaaataagtcgagtttgcaaaagaaaaaaaaagaatttatccATTTAGTATCAATAtcgcaataataaaaaaaatgattaatttataactaaacTTCACTGtcttcaataattaaataaagagcAATTGGATTACATTACAAGATGTACCTATTAGTGTTGTTCCCGTAGTTCGCCTATTTAACTAATTGGAAATAATCAACATTATGATAATTAATCAGTATttagctaaaaattaaaaataaagatgaaGTTCACTCTCttcaataatcaaataaagaacacttaaattcaataaaatgattttgttttgtcttgTTGAAAGTTCCCCTGCTtaacttataataaatataatataataataatcactGATAGCTGCCATTTCAATAATGAGTCAGCGTTCAGTTAAATAATAGGTACAGTGTTACCTCTGCTGACCAACGGTCCGTTTGGCCTTTAGAAATATTGGTTTCAATAGAACTAGAGGCTTATCTTATCTGTTTGCCTTTTAGCAATGGACGacacacatttataaaatataaataatgtacTGTTAAATGAAATGCgttaaaaacttattaaaaccTTAGGACAATCTCCATATTGTCTTGTGCCATTTGATTagtttttaatcaataatCTTTTCAGATAGTCTCCGATCTCAATTTTGGGGGCTATAAAAAGTTGTGCTGACCACGTTGAAAGTCAGTTAAATCGCAACTTTTCGGTACGGCAAGTTAGTTTCCCCTCTCGGACAAACGGATATCAGAATTTGGAATAATATTATGAAGTTCTCGATTGCACTGTGCCTGCTGTTGGCCGCTGGCTGCAGCGCCCATATGTCCTTCAAGGACTTGGCTCTTGAACCCTTTGTGGGTCTGCAAGAGAAAGCCATGCGCTCATTGATTTCAGCCCACGCTGCCAGCGATGATCCCAATCTGATTAACGCATGCTTCGGCCAATACATAATCGATCAGCAGACCACTATGGCCAACTACAACAAGGTCTATAGCACGTGTGTTAACACTGCTCAGGTGGCCAAGGACAAGGTGACCGAGCAGAGCAACGCTCAGCGCAAGGATTTGTTGAAACGCAGTGATAACATGTGTGATACCCTCTCGTCCTGTGAGAAACAGAATGATGGTCTGAAATTCTTCGACTGCTACAGAAATGCGGTAGGTGTTCCTTACTTTCCCATGCTAGAAAAAAgatattgttttttgaatCAGAACTCgcacatgtttttttttacattaaaattttacaaatcataattttatattattcccatttatatttatgctaattttttttaataaagttcttattttgttaattttttttaaatattgatgcTTTTTATTGAaggtaaattaataaaataataaaaaacccGACACtataatatttctatttttctttcaGTCCGCCGACAGCTACAAAGTTATGTTCACACTGAACAGCGATGCTAATACCCAATTCAATACAGTTAATGCCGCGTACAGTGCCATCGATAGTACTAATAAAAACTGTGTGGACGAGGCTCGTCTTGAATATGCCCGCGAATTGGAGAAGTGCGATAACGATTTCAATATCTGTGTGGGCACCGATGTCCCGACAGATCAGCCCACTACAACTGCGAAACCAACAGATTCTCCAGTAACAGTAACTGATGCACCCTCTACCGAGGCACCCTCTACCGAGGCACCCTCTACTGAGGCACCCTCTACTGAGGCACCCTCTACCGAGGCACCCTCTACCGAAGCACCCTCTACCGAGGCACCATCTACCGAGGCACCCTCTACCGAAGCACCCTCTACCGAGGCACCCTCTACTGAAGCACCCTCTACCGAAGCACCATCTACCGAGGCACCCTCTACTGAAGCACCATCTACCGAGGCACCCTCTACCGAAGCACCATCTACCGAAGCACCCTCCACCGAGGCACCCTCTACCGAGGCACCCTCTACCGAGGCACCCTCTACCGAGGCACCCTCTACCGAGGCACCCTCTACCGAGGCACCCTCTACCGAGGCACCCTCTACCGAGGCACCCTCTACCGAGGCACCATCTACCCAGGCACCCTCTACCGAGGCACCCTCTACCGAAGCACCCTCTACCGAGGCACCCTCTACCGAAGCACCCTCTACCGATGCACCCTCTACCGAAGCACCCTCTACCGAGGCACCCTCTACCGAGGCACCCTCTACCGAGGCACCCTCTACCGAGGCACCCTCTACCGAGGCACCCGCTTCTGAAGAACCCGCTACTCGTGGACCGACTCAAGCTCCAGAGCCCACGACAGAGAAATCTCCTGAGGAAGATTTGAAGTTCTTGCCGTTGACTTTCAAGAGCAAATTGCAAAAGCTCATGAAGTTCTTTTAAGCTTTCCAAATATTAAGcttcatacaaaaaattaaactttatcaaataattgaatttaaatgttagAAGCCAAAAATTaacgaaaatatatttataaagttgcATACTTCTAGGGTTGATTAAAAAAGTCTTGTGGTTTCGGGTACTTGAGACTTATCGAGtgtaagtatatattatatatagtatatgctCATAGACACATGTCTTGATAAGCTCCTGCGATGTAATTAGTAATAAAGATTGCACTAGAAAATAGTATTTATTGTTTctatatcatttatttcagtgtaataattgattaataaaaaatgtagatCAATAAACGACTGGCGGATAGAAGATAGCGACCACATATCAATTGATACGCCAATCTAAGTCACTTATACGATTGGCAGCATTTATACGAGCTGCCAAAACAGAATTAGATTCTCAGAATAAAGTAGGAAATGCTCAATTAGATACTCGTTCAATAACACACTCGACTGCCGACTAGAACCCGTTGAGAGCTCGTAGCGCCATTCAAAATCTTTAGCTAAATGTGTGCGGTACAATTGCGTAGTCAGTTGAATGGTGAGACTAAATGTCGCCAGTGGAAATTTATATTAGTGCTGGTGCTGTTGCCGTTGGCTCTGCAACGCTTAAACGTGGCATGCAGCATAGATATAGATGAGCCACTGGTCATATCTACAGTGTGGTCGGACGCAACAATCGACGAGTGTCACGATGACTATCTGCTGGCAAGTGCCAATGCCTCGAGTATCTTCGCCTTGAGCCATGAACTCTGCGAACTGACGGCCAACGAAACAAAGATCGATTTATCTATCGATGAGCAACTGGAGCGAACACAAATCGAAATCGGACGTACCGCTCTATGCGGTAATCTGGAACTATGCAATACACTCGACGATGATCTTGAGTACCTTGCGTGTATTAACGACAGTGTGAGTGTTCCATTGTTTAGTGTTATTTATGGTGTTATTTATATACTCTACTGCGCGTGTGTTCTTTTATGGTCTggtttcgtcactagcgtagATAGCTTTAATTATGCAAAGCTTTTCAATGCTTAACATTATTTAAGTGCTGAAGTCTAACGTTcagtttaagttttaattcaGCCTATTCTTActagtaaaaatttttagtttttgacatttttacagTTCAAGCGTTGATAGCTTTAATTATGCAAAGCTTTTTCAACGCTTTTACTGATTATTTTAGTGCTGAAGTCTAACGTTcagcttaagttttaatttagcCTATTCTCAATAGTTAAAGTTTTTAGTTATTGACATTTTTACAGTTCAAGCGTTGATAGCTTTAATTATGCAAAGCTTTTTCAATGCTAATAAAGATTATTTAAGTGCTGAAGTCTAACGTTcagttaaagttttaattcatttgacatttttacagTTCAAGAATGTACACTTGCTGCGAAGTACACagataatcaaataaattaaaagcttaGTGCTTTCAAAAAAACTTTACTCCGCTCAACttctaaaatttgtataatgatTTAGTATAGCTTTTAGTGGAAGTATTAGAAAACTTAAAGGCTCATTTGAAATTGCTCAAAACTGCAGCTATAGGTTAAATTAAGATTAATCCAATGCTTAAGTGTAACACCATACAGGAACTTTAAGCTTTTCAGCTGCTTTTGAGTCAAACCTTAACTAATAGCTTTCTCTAATTATTTTACAGGGTAGGCGCAATCTGCAATTAATCACGGAGATTAATCACAATGCCACAAGCGCCCATACACGACTGCGTGAGGACTACAATGAGGTGCAACGCACGATGGTGTTGTGCACCCTCGAGGCCCAAGTCGTGTATGTGAACAGCATGCGAGAGGCGCACGAGAAGTTGCAACAATGTCGCATCGAGCTCGCCGAGCACCCAACACCGAACTGAgcactttaaatataagtaaaaaatgaGCATTATTAGATTTTAGTAAAGTATAGATATGAATTTAATCGTTGGTTTTAGCCAAGTTAGCAGCCTCTTCCAGGCATTTATCGAGTGCAGTAAAAATATGTGCCGTTGCCAGGACATAACTCTGCTCTGTGCGATTCGTGCATAGATAACTCTCCATATCAATGCCATTCAGCTGCTGATTGAGACTCAGTGCATTCTCAGAGGCATTGAAAGATATCTCGTACATGTTGGTCAACTGCTGCTTGGACTGCCAagaagggaagggaagggaagggaagggaaaaTGGAGAAGGGATTACAATTATTAGCATACTCATTGTGCTTTGTGCTTACCAGCTTGCCAAAGCAGTTGAAGAAATCCAAGACATCCTTGATATCCAGGCAACCACCGATGTATCCATCTATTTCGAGTGCTCCCTTTCGTATCATTTCTTGCATGCCATCCACCTTGGTGAACACATTTTGACGCACCGTCGTTGCATTCTGCTGGCAATCATTGTACTCCCCCGACCAGGTCTCTCCCACTTGCTCCAGTTGGGGTAAATATCTGGCAAAGCAATGCTTTGTATTGCCAACTCCGACCAGATCATGGCTCTCCAAATACTCCGACAAGCTGTCCATGCTTCTAGATGTTTCTGCCACCTACAATTGGCATCCTCCCTCCCACATCAGCCAAGTCAACAATATTCCATTCTCAACTTACCAGCAATTGCGTCCATAGCAGAGTTATGTATATGATTTTCATGTCTGTTTTGTGTTGTGTCTGGCCTTAAACTGCACAAATTGTTGAGGTCCAATAATAGggattattgttaaattcgaCATTGATGCATCGTTTGTTTGCCAACGATTTTTTCGATATCAATTTTCTTATCGCTATGAGTCCTCAACCCAAAGAACAGTGCTTTGCAAACTGTAATTCTCActaacaaatttgttgcagACTTTTATGCGTgcgttaaattaaatgaaatttatttggcaACTTTCTACATAATATCTGCTAACATTGCGTTGCCTTAATTTTGAGggaatttattataatgattaGCAGAAGTCGGGAACAGAACTtctaattattgaaaattgtaaaagcaATATTTTTGACACAAAATTTAGGTGAAATTTGCTAGAAAGTAAAACTACACATTTTTAGTTGTTAATCCAACTATTCCAGATATATATTGtgaaattcaaaatgtatataaatttagaaatactTTCAGTTGGTAGTTTATAAATTAAGCTCTTTGTTTCGTCATAGTTAGTTACGCATGCTTTCATTAAACTGATTCAGTTCCAGGAACTTTACTTtcatgcaattaattttaattatttgcacaTCCATTGTGAAAGTCTAACTCCCTTATTGTgactaatttgatttatttctaaatGGCAAAGAGAACAAAGTAAAAGTTAGCAATGAAAAAGCCCCAAATAAGGGGTTTCCCATTTGTAAATTCCGAAAGGAAGGAACAGGtacataaatatcaaattatttataatatttatagtgATGTTAAATAAACTTAGTAAATTTAAGATGATTTCTTCGAATCAGTtggcttaattaaaaatgtgttaacAACTTGGCATAAGCTGATAAGTCAAAATTGGCGCATATATTggcttaaaatttcattagtcAGGTTAGGAATCTAGTCGTGTGTACAAACGGCAGTTGGCAATGCCAACAAGTCGAAACACGCTTATCAGGTTATCAGTCTGGGTCTATTTTTGGCAATTGACCCTGGGAAATCGTATTACGTTTGGCATCCAATTGAAATGCACATGCAAAGCAATTTGAAGTCGTTTTGTGTGCTTGGGTCGAATTAATCCCACCTAATTGATCGCTGGCCGTAACGTACCTTTCACCTGATGAGGTAGTCTAATTGTGGGGAACGACAATTCCGACTTGTGGAACTTGACAACAAATTCACACAGAACTTTTGCGGATGCATCAATCATTTCGGGCAACCTATCTGCTGGGTATATAAAGCATTAGCACCAGCTTGGGGCCACAAACAGTACTTGACGAACACCCAAACGACTCAAACATGAAACTACTCTGCAGTGTGCTAATCCTGGCCAGCGTTGCCCTCAGCTCAATTCAAGTACATATCTAAGGAACAATCAAGTGCATTATGTGAAGTGAAAGATTAAACTTGTGATTCGTTTTGT harbors:
- the LOC117785399 gene encoding protein TsetseEP isoform X1, with amino-acid sequence MYSKVCVLLLAIGLSQAVPQIHLPDVGLMNFMIQSRDISQDNPTRSLSCFDYYLPLLSEVAETYKTDYAKCLDVAEASRQQINDNTEDDRTQINQSATDACKLLETCSKEENSIPYFDCYTNAGSQNTKTMFEISANSAELLAQVRELYRNIDVDQYMCTNKSERAYVENTSNVYEELNLCVSGKAPVPSDTTTPPPAPTDEPTAEPTAEPTAEPTAEPTAEPTAEPTAEPTAEPTAEPTAEPTAEPTAEPTTEPTVEPPTVPTAEPTPEPTPEPTTEDDSQKENFPEEDLSRAALEQNNLKSMMADIQKWLKRH
- the LOC117785399 gene encoding protein TsetseEP isoform X4, which produces MYSKVCVLLLAIGLSQAVPQIHLPDVGLMNFMIQSRDISQDNPTRSLSCFDYYLPLLSEVAETYKTDYAKCLDVAEASRQQINDNTEDDRTQINQSATDACKLLETCSKEENSIPYFDCYTNAGSQNTKTMFEISANSAELLAQVRELYRNIDVDQYMCTNKSERAYVENTSNVYEELNLCVSGKAPVPSDTTTPPPAPTDEPTAEPTAEPTAEPTAEPTAEPTAEPTAEPTPEPTTEDDSQKENFPEEDLSRAALEQNNLKSMMADIQKWLKRH
- the LOC117785399 gene encoding protein TsetseEP isoform X6, with the protein product MYSKVCVLLLAIGLSQAVPQIHLPDVGLMNFMIQSRDISQDNPTRSLSCFDYYLPLLSEVAETYKTDYAKCLDVAEASRQQINDNTEDDRTQINQSATDACKLLETCSKEENSIPYFDCYTNAGSQNTKTMFEISANSAELLAQVRELYRNIDVDQYMCTNKSERAYVENTSNVYEELNLCVSGKAPVPKPTPEPTTEDDSQKENFPEEDLSRAALEQNNLKSMMADIQKWLKRH
- the LOC117785399 gene encoding protein TsetseEP isoform X3 encodes the protein MYSKVCVLLLAIGLSQAVPQIHLPDVGLMNFMIQSRDISQDNPTRSLSCFDYYLPLLSEVAETYKTDYAKCLDVAEASRQQINDNTEDDRTQINQSATDACKLLETCSKEENSIPYFDCYTNAGSQNTKTMFEISANSAELLAQVRELYRNIDVDQYMCTNKSERAYVENTSNVYEELNLCVSGKAPVPEPTAEPTAEPTAEPTAEPTAEPTAEPTAEPTTEPTVEPPTVPTAEPTPEPTPEPTTEDDSQKENFPEEDLSRAALEQNNLKSMMADIQKWLKRH
- the LOC117785399 gene encoding protein TsetseEP isoform X5 codes for the protein MYSKVCVLLLAIGLSQAVPQIHLPDVGLMNFMIQSRDISQDNPTRSLSCFDYYLPLLSEVAETYKTDYAKCLDVAEASRQQINDNTEDDRTQINQSATDACKLLETCSKEENSIPYFDCYTNAGSQNTKTMFEISANSAELLAQVRELYRNIDVDQYMCTNKSERAYVENTSNVYEELNLCVSGKAPVPEPTPEPTPEPTTEDDSQKENFPEEDLSRAALEQNNLKSMMADIQKWLKRH
- the LOC117785399 gene encoding protein TsetseEP isoform X2; protein product: MYSKVCVLLLAIGLSQAVPQIHLPDVGLMNFMIQSRDISQDNPTRSLSCFDYYLPLLSEVAETYKTDYAKCLDVAEASRQQINDNTEDDRTQINQSATDACKLLETCSKEENSIPYFDCYTNAGSQNTKTMFEISANSAELLAQVRELYRNIDVDQYMCTNKSERAYVENTSNVYEELNLCVSGKAPVPEPTAEPTAEPTAEPTAEPTAEPTAEPTAEPTAEPTTEPTVEPPTVPTAEPTPEPTPEPTTEDDSQKENFPEEDLSRAALEQNNLKSMMADIQKWLKRH
- the LOC117785398 gene encoding hyphally regulated cell wall protein 3 isoform X2 yields the protein MKFSIALCLLLAAGCSAHMSFKDLALEPFVGLQEKAMRSLISAHAASDDPNLINACFGQYIIDQQTTMANYNKVYSTCVNTAQVAKDKVTEQSNAQRKDLLKRSDNMCDTLSSCEKQNDGLKFFDCYRNASADSYKVMFTLNSDANTQFNTVNAAYSAIDSTNKNCVDEARLEYARELEKCDNDFNICVGTDVPTDQPTTTAKPTDSPVTVTDAPSTEAPSTEAPSTEAPSTEAPSTEAPSTEAPSTEAPSTEAPSTEAPSTEAPSTEAPSTEAPSTEAPSTEAPSTEAPSTEAPSTEAPSTEAPSTEAPSTEAPSTEAPSTEAPSTEAPSTEAPSTEAPASEEPATRGPTQAPEPTTEKSPEEDLKFLPLTFKSKLQKLMKFF
- the LOC117785398 gene encoding salivary glue protein Sgs-3 isoform X1; this encodes MKFSIALCLLLAAGCSAHMSFKDLALEPFVGLQEKAMRSLISAHAASDDPNLINACFGQYIIDQQTTMANYNKVYSTCVNTAQVAKDKVTEQSNAQRKDLLKRSDNMCDTLSSCEKQNDGLKFFDCYRNASADSYKVMFTLNSDANTQFNTVNAAYSAIDSTNKNCVDEARLEYARELEKCDNDFNICVGTDVPTDQPTTTAKPTDSPVTVTDAPSTEAPSTEAPSTEAPSTEAPSTEAPSTEAPSTEAPSTEAPSTEAPSTEAPSTEAPSTEAPSTEAPSTEAPSTEAPSTEAPSTEAPSTEAPSTEAPSTEAPSTEAPSTEAPSTEAPSTEAPSTEAPSTEAPSTQAPSTEAPSTEAPSTEAPSTEAPSTDAPSTEAPSTEAPSTEAPSTEAPSTEAPSTEAPASEEPATRGPTQAPEPTTEKSPEEDLKFLPLTFKSKLQKLMKFF
- the LOC117785403 gene encoding uncharacterized protein LOC117785403; protein product: MCAVQLRSQLNGETKCRQWKFILVLVLLPLALQRLNVACSIDIDEPLVISTVWSDATIDECHDDYLLASANASSIFALSHELCELTANETKIDLSIDEQLERTQIEIGRTALCGNLELCNTLDDDLEYLACINDSGRRNLQLITEINHNATSAHTRLREDYNEVQRTMVLCTLEAQVVYVNSMREAHEKLQQCRIELAEHPTPN
- the LOC117785404 gene encoding uncharacterized protein LOC117785404, whose product is MKIIYITLLWTQLLVAETSRSMDSLSEYLESHDLVGVGNTKHCFARYLPQLEQVGETWSGEYNDCQQNATTVRQNVFTKVDGMQEMIRKGALEIDGYIGGCLDIKDVLDFFNCFGKLSKQQLTNMYEISFNASENALSLNQQLNGIDMESYLCTNRTEQSYVLATAHIFTALDKCLEEAANLAKTND